A genome region from Blautia coccoides includes the following:
- a CDS encoding GrpB family protein: MILNEKVHIENHNLHWRYDFNDEIKMLKNKPHLKTLTFEHIGSTSIPNIKAKPIIDIIIGVRSFPPEKIVIQEIEASGYTYMREMSVSDRLYFIKRDIKNFNLHIVEYKGDVWKKDILFRDYMIKYPEKAQAYSDLKEQILAGGIDTLLEYSEKKAEFISEVLRDI; encoded by the coding sequence TTGATATTGAATGAAAAAGTACATATAGAAAATCATAATCTTCATTGGCGCTATGATTTTAATGATGAAATAAAAATGTTAAAAAATAAACCGCACTTAAAAACACTGACTTTTGAACATATTGGTAGCACTTCAATTCCAAACATAAAAGCAAAACCGATTATAGATATTATTATAGGGGTGAGGAGCTTCCCGCCAGAAAAGATAGTAATACAAGAAATAGAAGCAAGCGGCTATACATATATGCGGGAAATGAGTGTATCTGACAGATTATATTTTATAAAAAGAGATATAAAGAATTTTAACTTACATATCGTCGAATACAAAGGGGATGTATGGAAAAAGGATATATTGTTTCGTGACTATATGATAAAGTATCCGGAAAAAGCACAGGCATACTCGGACTTAAAAGAACAAATTTTAGCCGGTGGAATTGATACCTTATTGGAATATTCTGAAAAGAAAGCAGAGTTTATTTCGGAAGTTCTACGAGATATATAG
- a CDS encoding helix-turn-helix domain-containing protein, translating to MNKIKELRKEKNITVAELAKELGISQSMLTNYENGNGTPRDESIWEKLSQIFGVSKSHVMGLTTDIETANKKKPLKVVVDMSQPVSIQPKNQTDLDVLMKLDLIDSDDMEEVSEFLDKLLEKERYEGRRESNMKYVAG from the coding sequence ATGAACAAAATTAAAGAATTACGGAAAGAAAAGAATATCACGGTTGCAGAACTAGCAAAAGAACTGGGAATCTCACAGAGTATGCTGACAAACTACGAAAACGGAAATGGAACGCCAAGAGATGAATCTATCTGGGAAAAACTGTCACAGATATTTGGAGTGAGTAAAAGCCATGTTATGGGGCTAACTACGGATATTGAAACGGCAAATAAGAAAAAGCCGTTGAAAGTGGTGGTGGATATGTCACAGCCTGTTTCTATCCAGCCGAAGAACCAGACCGACCTTGACGTGCTGATGAAACTGGATTTAATAGACAGTGATGATATGGAAGAAGTGTCGGAGTTCCTCGACAAACTCTTAGAAAAAGAGAGATATGAGGGGCGGAGAGAATCAAACATGAAGTATGTTGCAGGATAG
- a CDS encoding rolling circle replication-associated protein, translated as MSKAKECFAYNTKIIETPTTKEVYIYKNPIFSHSTENADLEKTSKRKTFDEMSAHKQYDSLKRKQKHYEQTRWEIARIVDCNFNNRTKFVTLTFRDNIQDITITNREFKYFIQRLNYYLYQTKRQLLKYIATWEKQKRGAIHYHVIFFDFPYIAKEKLQDLWSHGFIKINRIDVDSKENRGRYLSKYFGKDLDVKEHKKKAFFKSQNLKMPKETRLMLTDDMILELQNETIIFQKEYTRQIYDTKSFLATGSYLKDSSVTYIKIKKETMGVRGDSDE; from the coding sequence GTGAGCAAAGCAAAGGAATGTTTTGCATACAATACGAAAATCATTGAAACTCCTACCACCAAAGAAGTATATATCTATAAGAATCCTATTTTCAGTCATTCAACAGAAAATGCAGATTTAGAGAAAACAAGCAAACGTAAAACCTTTGATGAGATGTCAGCTCATAAGCAATATGACAGCCTGAAACGCAAACAAAAACATTATGAACAGACACGTTGGGAGATTGCCCGTATCGTGGACTGTAATTTCAATAACAGAACCAAATTTGTAACGCTGACATTCAGAGATAATATTCAAGACATTACCATAACGAACCGAGAATTTAAGTATTTTATCCAGCGATTAAATTATTACCTGTATCAAACCAAAAGACAATTATTAAAGTATATTGCAACGTGGGAGAAACAAAAACGTGGTGCAATCCACTACCATGTTATTTTCTTTGATTTTCCATACATAGCAAAAGAAAAATTACAAGATTTATGGTCGCATGGTTTTATTAAGATAAACCGTATTGATGTAGACAGCAAGGAGAACCGTGGTCGCTATCTCAGCAAATATTTTGGGAAAGACCTTGATGTAAAGGAGCATAAGAAAAAGGCGTTTTTCAAATCACAAAACCTGAAAATGCCGAAAGAAACAAGACTCATGCTGACTGATGATATGATTCTCGAATTACAGAATGAAACTATCATTTTTCAAAAAGAGTACACACGGCAGATATATGATACAAAATCCTTTTTAGCTACTGGTTCTTATTTAAAGGACAGCAGTGTTACCTACATCAAAATCAAAAAAGAAACTATGGGTGTAAGGGGGGATTCTGATGAATAA
- a CDS encoding tyrosine-type recombinase/integrase → MNNPVTSSDITLLNTLAACANMTPDEVFKDFEIMANKKILENHKYEIYYSESEKSWRTYLPDDTKPNNRRPIKRKSKENLEKEIIRFYIEKQKIENRENITLEELYTEWLLYKRDYTSVKAKTIQEYVSEWNRFFKDTALSKMKIGEIRPITLIRFFREATKERQHTHKRISNARSVLNGIMSYAIEEEIISHNPVSDVNFKQFTYKPVEVQSDNVFSRDDTHKLLHYLSCITEPYSLAIQLSFYLFIRIGETKAIRWEDIDYENRMVYLHRQATCERTLNDDLTFSKREVKVVNQMKGNTSHGFRKQFLTDEAIKILQKARELNPHGVYVFEPNGEIMTTDSFNRRLKKYCKEAGVPYHSSHKIRFYNASTAFDGNNLTTLSYLMGHSETATTLHYLRNVNKRKNDRFAFQKLGISS, encoded by the coding sequence ATGAATAACCCTGTTACATCTTCCGATATTACGTTATTGAACACATTAGCCGCTTGTGCTAATATGACTCCAGATGAAGTCTTCAAAGATTTTGAAATTATGGCAAATAAGAAAATCTTGGAGAATCACAAATATGAAATTTATTACTCGGAATCTGAAAAAAGCTGGCGTACCTATTTACCAGATGACACCAAACCCAACAACCGCCGTCCGATCAAGCGGAAGAGTAAAGAGAACCTTGAAAAAGAAATCATCAGATTTTATATTGAGAAGCAAAAAATCGAAAACCGTGAGAATATCACACTGGAAGAGTTATATACAGAATGGCTCTTATACAAAAGAGATTACACTTCTGTAAAGGCAAAGACGATTCAAGAGTATGTTTCTGAATGGAACAGATTTTTCAAAGACACGGCTCTTTCCAAAATGAAGATAGGAGAAATCAGACCGATTACCCTTATCCGCTTTTTCAGAGAAGCCACAAAAGAACGTCAGCATACCCACAAGAGAATCAGCAACGCCCGTTCTGTCTTAAATGGAATCATGAGTTATGCCATTGAGGAAGAAATCATCTCCCACAATCCTGTCTCTGATGTGAATTTCAAGCAGTTCACCTACAAGCCTGTGGAAGTACAAAGTGACAACGTATTTTCCCGTGACGATACACATAAGCTACTGCATTATCTTAGCTGTATCACAGAGCCTTATTCCCTTGCGATACAACTATCCTTTTATCTGTTTATCCGTATCGGGGAAACAAAAGCAATCCGCTGGGAAGATATTGACTATGAAAACAGAATGGTCTATCTGCACCGACAGGCTACCTGTGAACGGACACTAAACGATGATTTAACCTTTTCCAAAAGAGAAGTAAAGGTAGTCAACCAGATGAAAGGAAATACCTCTCATGGTTTCCGCAAACAGTTCTTGACTGATGAAGCAATCAAGATTCTTCAGAAAGCCAGAGAATTAAATCCGCATGGAGTGTATGTCTTTGAACCCAATGGAGAAATCATGACAACAGACAGCTTCAACCGCCGTTTAAAGAAGTATTGCAAAGAAGCTGGTGTTCCTTACCATTCCAGTCATAAAATCCGTTTCTACAATGCCTCAACTGCCTTTGACGGAAACAATCTCACAACCTTGAGTTATTTAATGGGGCATAGCGAAACGGCAACCACGCTTCACTATTTACGGAACGTCAACAAGAGGAAGAATGACCGCTTTGCTTTTCAAAAACTGGGGATTTCCTCATAA
- a CDS encoding sensor domain-containing diguanylate cyclase → MKSEKNIVSLPEGEGGHNLQILSDNIPGGMFSCRFDEKLTLLQMNKGFLSMLGYTKQEIEEKFNNSFWEMIDPRDRQGALAEALRQTALGPDKELEYRMTRKDGCTIWVLDKGHLIRDEEDGEYFCCVLVDVTRSKEIEENLRISLERHQIIMDQTTDILFEWDIDADTMIFSNNWEKKFGCTPITQQVSRLFWRAPYIYSDDQMIFSKLLVRIRSGEHYAEEEVRIVNGEQKAVWCRIRITGVTDKAGRVVRAVGAILDIDAEKKKAQNLMERAQRDMLTKLYNKGTSQDYIQTVLSDSAPGKKAALMIIDLDNFKHMNDTMGHLFGDALLSEVAHTIQKQFRSEDIVGRIGGDEFLVFLGQIPDASLAEQKAYQVMKAIGEMAVQELTDVELSCSIGIAVFPDCGQTYNELFKRADQALYRAKNQGKNRYCVADKNLTSEEFPKQLNSTANTRIDSDEEGDSSGELRLFEYVFRILYKSSNLDTAVNAILEVVGRQFDVSRVYIFEDEEDEKYCRNTYEWCNEGVKPEIENLQHVPYANDLEGGYQSNFNESGVFYCRDIDGLTQQQRATLEPQGIKSLLQCAIYDKGQFKGFVGFDECRVNRYWTQEQVNALVFIAEILSTFLLKLRAQDKAIQNAASLEAILDNQSSWVYVIRPDTKEMLYINRKTKEWVPEAKLGITCHEAFFYRDTPCDFCPIKVMDSEHPRCVRQVYNPFFHIWTSADACFIEWKGEKAVLLTCHDITDLKRELENARDGSIDDSEK, encoded by the coding sequence ATGAAGAGTGAAAAGAATATTGTGTCACTGCCGGAAGGAGAAGGCGGCCATAATCTGCAGATATTAAGTGATAATATTCCCGGTGGAATGTTTTCCTGCCGATTTGACGAGAAACTTACTCTTCTGCAGATGAACAAAGGATTTTTATCCATGCTGGGATATACCAAGCAGGAGATAGAGGAAAAGTTTAATAACAGCTTTTGGGAGATGATAGACCCAAGAGACCGGCAGGGTGCTTTGGCGGAGGCACTCAGACAGACTGCCCTTGGGCCGGACAAAGAGCTGGAATACCGGATGACACGCAAGGATGGGTGCACTATATGGGTTCTTGATAAAGGGCATCTGATCCGTGATGAAGAGGATGGGGAATATTTCTGTTGTGTGCTCGTGGATGTGACACGGAGCAAGGAGATAGAAGAGAATCTGCGGATTTCTTTGGAGAGGCATCAGATCATAATGGATCAGACCACGGATATTCTTTTTGAATGGGATATCGATGCTGACACCATGATTTTTTCTAACAACTGGGAGAAAAAATTCGGTTGTACTCCGATCACACAGCAGGTCAGCCGCCTTTTCTGGCGGGCGCCGTATATTTATTCGGATGACCAGATGATCTTTTCTAAACTTTTGGTCCGAATCCGCAGCGGGGAACATTACGCTGAGGAGGAGGTCCGTATTGTAAACGGGGAACAAAAGGCTGTCTGGTGCCGTATAAGGATAACGGGTGTGACAGACAAAGCCGGACGGGTGGTTCGTGCCGTGGGAGCTATTCTGGATATAGATGCGGAAAAGAAAAAAGCCCAGAATCTCATGGAACGGGCACAGCGTGATATGCTTACAAAATTGTATAACAAGGGAACAAGTCAGGATTATATCCAGACAGTCCTGTCTGACAGCGCGCCGGGGAAAAAGGCAGCGCTGATGATCATTGACCTGGACAATTTCAAGCATATGAATGATACCATGGGCCACCTCTTTGGAGATGCCCTGCTCTCAGAAGTTGCCCACACCATTCAGAAGCAGTTTCGCAGCGAAGACATTGTAGGCCGTATAGGCGGAGATGAATTTTTAGTTTTTCTCGGGCAGATACCGGATGCTTCTCTGGCAGAGCAAAAAGCGTATCAGGTCATGAAAGCTATTGGAGAGATGGCAGTGCAGGAGCTGACGGATGTGGAGCTTTCCTGCAGTATTGGCATAGCTGTTTTCCCGGACTGCGGACAGACCTATAATGAACTTTTTAAGCGTGCTGACCAGGCGTTATATCGGGCCAAGAACCAGGGGAAGAATAGATACTGTGTAGCAGATAAAAACCTGACCTCAGAGGAGTTTCCCAAACAACTCAACAGTACAGCCAATACCCGGATAGATTCTGATGAGGAAGGGGACAGTAGTGGTGAACTGCGGCTGTTTGAGTATGTGTTCAGGATCTTGTATAAATCCTCAAATCTGGACACGGCAGTGAATGCCATACTGGAAGTAGTAGGCCGCCAGTTTGATGTGAGCCGCGTTTATATATTTGAGGATGAAGAGGACGAAAAATATTGTAGAAATACATATGAATGGTGCAATGAAGGCGTTAAGCCCGAGATAGAGAATCTTCAGCATGTGCCTTATGCCAATGATCTGGAGGGCGGATATCAAAGCAACTTTAATGAGAGCGGCGTGTTTTACTGCCGTGATATTGATGGGCTGACACAACAGCAGAGGGCAACGCTGGAGCCCCAGGGAATTAAATCCCTGTTGCAGTGTGCCATCTATGACAAAGGACAGTTCAAAGGGTTTGTCGGATTTGATGAGTGCCGTGTCAACCGCTATTGGACACAGGAACAGGTGAATGCACTGGTCTTCATCGCGGAAATACTGAGCACATTCTTACTGAAACTTCGGGCTCAGGATAAGGCAATACAGAATGCGGCGTCACTGGAAGCGATTCTTGACAATCAAAGCTCCTGGGTTTATGTGATACGCCCGGATACAAAAGAGATGCTGTACATCAACCGGAAAACAAAAGAGTGGGTGCCGGAGGCAAAGCTTGGCATTACCTGTCATGAGGCTTTCTTTTATCGGGATACACCCTGTGATTTTTGTCCGATCAAAGTGATGGACAGCGAACATCCCCGCTGCGTCCGGCAGGTTTATAATCCGTTTTTTCATATCTGGACATCTGCAGATGCGTGTTTTATAGAGTGGAAAGGGGAAAAGGCAGTTCTTCTCACCTGCCATGATATTACGGATTTAAAAAGAGAATTGGAAAACGCCCGGGACGGCAGCATAGATGACAGTGAAAAATAG